Below is a genomic region from Cellulomonas sp. P24.
ACGAACGGCATGACCGTCACGAGCATGAGCAGGACGAGCAGGATGCGGCCGAGCCACTCCTCTCGGCGGGAGACGATCACGACGTACCTTCCCGGTTGATCCACTGCAGCGGCAGGACGACCGCCAGGACGAGCACCATCAGGGCCACGGCGAGCGCCGACGCCATGCCGACCTCCCGCTGGAAGAACGCGAGGTAGTAGATCTCCAGCCCGGGGACGAGCGTGCTGTTGCCCGGACCGCCCTGCGTCGCGATGTAGACGATGTCGAAGCTGGCCAGCGCCGAGATCACGGTCACGGTCAGGCACACGACGATCTCCTGCCGCAGGCTCGGCAGCGTGATGGCGAAGAACTCCCGGAACGGACCGGCCCCGTCGACGCGCGCCGCCTCGTAGAGCGACGGGTCGATCTTCGTCATCCCCGCCAGAAGGAGGAGCATGCACAGCCCGAACAGCACCCAGGCGCCGATCACCCCGACGGCGGGCAGAGCGGTGGAGAAGTCGCCGAGCCATGCGCGGGCGACCCCGCCGAGCCCGACGAGCCGCAACAGCTGGTTGACCATGCCGTCGGTGGACAGCTGCCAGCTCCACATGATGCCGGCCGCGACGAGCGGGATGATCTGCGGCAGGAACAGCACCGTGCGGGAGACCACGGCGAGCTTGCTCGTCGCGAAGCCCCGGATCGCGTTCGCGGTGAACAGGCCGAGCGCCACCGGGAAGAGGCTGAAGAAGACGATGAGCTCGAAGGCGTTGATGATCGAGCCGGAGAGCTCCGGGTTGTGGAAGATCTCCACGTAGTTGGACAGTCCCACCCAGGTGGACGGGGTGATGCCGTCCCACTTGTAGAACGAGTACTGCACCGTCATGGCGATGGGGCGGATCACGAAGATCACGTACGCCAGGACCGCCGGCGCCACGAGGGCCAGTGCCAGCCCGCCACGGCGCAGGCGCCGCGCGCTGAGTGCGCGGCGCCTGCTCTCCGTGGTGAATCGAGCAACGACGTCTTCCTCGCGGCGACCCCGGATCAGTGTCGACCGCTTCTGCATGAGGGTTCCTCAGCCACCGATCTCGCTCGTGTAGTCCGCCTGGACCGCTGACAGCAGCCCCTTGGCGTCGAGCTGGCCGGCGACCATCTTCTGCAGGTTGGGGGTCCAGCTCTTGGCGTAGATCGCGCCGGTGGCGTTGGCGATGAAGTCCATCGCCCCGTTGTCCGCGCCGATCTGGGCGCCGGCGGCGAGGGTCTGCGCCGTCACGGTGTTGGCGTCGACGCTCGGCATGAACGCGTCAGCCGGGCCCATCGGGTGCGAGCCGCCGATCTTGACGTCGATCGTCCGGGCCTTGTCGTTCGTCGCGACCCAGTTGAGGAAGAACGCCGCGCAGTCCGGGTGCTTGGCCTTGGCCGAGATCCCGTAGGTGAGCGGCGCCGACATCGCGCCGTACTTGCCACCGGCGGTGGCCGGTGGCATCAGGAAGAAGCCCACGTTGCCGGCCATCTTCGAGTCGAGGTTCCCCGACTCCCAGTCGCCGTCGAAGATGAACACG
It encodes:
- a CDS encoding carbohydrate ABC transporter permease gives rise to the protein MQKRSTLIRGRREEDVVARFTTESRRRALSARRLRRGGLALALVAPAVLAYVIFVIRPIAMTVQYSFYKWDGITPSTWVGLSNYVEIFHNPELSGSIINAFELIVFFSLFPVALGLFTANAIRGFATSKLAVVSRTVLFLPQIIPLVAAGIMWSWQLSTDGMVNQLLRLVGLGGVARAWLGDFSTALPAVGVIGAWVLFGLCMLLLLAGMTKIDPSLYEAARVDGAGPFREFFAITLPSLRQEIVVCLTVTVISALASFDIVYIATQGGPGNSTLVPGLEIYYLAFFQREVGMASALAVALMVLVLAVVLPLQWINREGTS